The genomic interval CAGAACCGCCAATATAATAGATTTCAGGCATAAAAAGTACATCTTCAGGGGAAAGTGATTGTATAAATGCATTTATCAGTTCCTCTCTCATAAAACGAGCGGGAAAGAATCCATGTGGCTGAAAAACTGCAATTACCCTGTTCCCTCCAATTTTTACTGCGCGTATTGCCGCTGCGATTTTTTCAGGATTATGGGCGAAATCGTCTATCACTTTTATGCCATTGTATTCCCCGATATTATCCATCCGCCGCTGTACGCCTTTATACTCATACAATGCGGCGGCAATTTCATTATCCTTTATGTTCATATGCCTTGCTACGGAAATTGCAGCCAATGCATTTGATACGTTATGAATTCCAGGCAGTTTTAATTCAAATGATTGTCCATTAATGTCAAATGTCGAGAGGCATGGTCTGTTTATTATGTTGGAAGCATAAATGTCTGCGGATTTTCTTAAGCCAAACGTTATGGTATTCTTGTGTCTGAAAGGTATTTTTTTTAGTTCCGGACAATCATCATTAATAATAAGCAAATCCCGGGTATTTTGAGAAAATGTTTCAAACAATTTTGAGATGCTTTCAATTGGTTTGTGGTCTTTTGACATATTTGTAATGATGGAGATTTTTGGTGTGTAATTGACGATACTCCCGTCGCTTTCATCCGCCTCAATAGCAACAATATCAGAATCGCCTACCTTTGCATTGCCAGGAAAGTCAGGAGTAAGATAATTTTTAATACACCCGCCCACGATTATTGTGGGAGACATTCCCGCATGGTCGAGCACATAGCCCACCATACTGCTGACGGTGGTTTTACCGTTTGTTCCTCCAACGGCAATTCCAAATTTAGTATTAAACATTTCAGCAAGAATGTTCGAGCGTGTTGTAATTTTTTTATTGAGGGAAAGCGCCTTCTTAATATCCGGATTTTGCTCCTCTATTGCGGAAGAAACAATTACAACATCCGTTGTCTCTTTAATGCCTGAACCATCCTGGGGGGTCAGGTTGATGCCAAGGGAAGAGAGTTTTGAAAATATATTACCTGCAATTTGATTATCAAAATTCCTGTCAGAGCCGCTGACATGGTGTCCCATTTCTTTCAATACCTGTGCTATAGCACTCATTCCAATGCCGCCAATACCAACTAAGTGGTAGTAGCAAGGATTTTCGATAGGATTTTTCTTTAATGGATGTTTCATGGGCGCATTAGAATATATCTTGCAATGTTTTGATAGTCAAAATATTTATTTTGTAAAGAGGTCTTTTTGCTTTATATTCGTTTCTTGACAACGGAAATGTATCCATTTAAAATAGAACTTTTTACAGATTTTCCTGCATTTCACTTAACGCTTAAACATTGTCTAATCGGGGTGTATCCTGACATAGTTGATGATAAAATGGGGAAAACAGGATAGCAAAAGTACAAATAATTTATACCAAAACCAAAGAGCCTTTTCCTGAAAATACCGTTTTTGTAAACTATTTTTAAAAGCCGTTTATGCAAACAATAAACCACCATGCCTGCAAAAATCATACAGGGAAAGGAGATGTGACCGTTGGCTCTATTGGGGAAACATATTATTCTGGAAATGAAGGGTTGCTGCAGAGACATTATTAACAATGTCTCCTCAGTGAAAAACATCCTTGAAAAGGCAACCGAGATTTCGAATGCAACATTGGTCGACGTGATATGCCATCATTTTAGCCCTTATGGTATTACCGGAGTTGCTATTCTGGCTGAATCACACATATCAATTCACACATGGCCGGAGCACGAATATGCAGCGGTGGATATTTTTTTGTGCGGGAGCACTATGAATCCTCATAACGCGGCCTCGTACATTTCACAAGCATTTCATGCAAAAGAAACCTTTACTATGGAATTAAGAAGAGGCGATTTTCTTCTCCATGAAGCCGAAAACAGTTTGCCGTCAATATACCCTTGATCAATATCAATCTTTATTACAAAAATAACCATGGAAAAATTACCCTTAAACTGGATAGATGATTATTTCAGCGACTATGAACTTCACAAACTGGCATTCAAAAACATTGTGTACGAGGCAGAATCAAAACATCAAAAAATAATTGTTGTTGATACTTATAGCTTTGGCAAATGCCTTATACTTGACAATGAATTCCAGTCGGCTGAGTCAGATGAGTATGTGTATCATGAATCCCTGGTGCAACCTTCCCTTATAATGCATCCGGAGGCGCAAAGCGTCCTTATTATTGGCGGAGGCGAGGGCGCAACCCTGAGAGAAACGCTTCGCCATAAATCGGTAAAAAAGGCGGTAATGGTTGACATCAATGACGAGGTAATCTCGTGTGCGAAAAAAAGCCTCCCCTCATTTCATGAAGGGGCTTTTGATGATGAACGAACCTCGCTTGTTATTGAAGACGGGAGGAAATATCTGGAGAATACAGATCAACAGTTTGATGTTATTATTATTGATGTAAATGACCCTGTTGGCGGCAGCCCTTCTGCCATGCTTTTTACGAGGGAATTTTATCAGATCGCCGCAGGCAGGCTAAAGAAGGACGGCATTGTTGTTGTTCAGTCCGGCGCGGTTTCTGTTACGGATAATGACCTGTTTTCCGGTATATTCCATACGCTAAACGATGTATTCCCGCACGTATTTCCATACACCACCTACATACCGTCGTATGCATGTCTGTGGGGTTTTACCATAGCAACGCACAATCTGGGGGATTTAGACATCACCGGAGAAGAAATCGATTTCAGAATCGGGAATCGGGTTAATTCAGCATTGCGCTATTATGACAGCATTACCCATCATTCGCTTTTCAACTTGCCAAAATATTTGCGTGAAGAGTTAAAGAAAAGCAAACACATCATACGTGACAATGCACCTCTCATTAAACAATACCCCGGCGTTTCATCGGAAAAGATTTAGCGCCTTGTTCCATTTCCAGCAACCATTGCTTGACGTGAATCCCCGTTGCATATCCCGTTAATTTGCCATTTACCCCTATAACCCTGTGGCAGGGAATGACGGGCGGCAAAGGGTTTTTATTGTTTGCCATCCCTACTGCCCGCGCTGCCTTAGGATTACCAATCTGTTCTGCCACCCATTTATAGGAACGGCATTCACCGTAAGGGATTTCCCGCAGTTTGTCCCATACCTTCCTCTGGAAAAGAGTTCCGATGCTTAAATCAAGCGAAAAATCAAATACAACCTTTTTCCCTTCAAAATATTTTTTTAAAACAGCGATTTCGTGTTTCAGGAAAGCATCATTTTCGTGAAGTCTTGTATAGATTGCACATTGGTCATGGAGGGGCAAATCATCCCCTGAGGTGAGCGGAAATGCTATTCTGCAGATACCTTTTTTTGTTTTTGCTATGTACACATATCCAAGGGGGGTGGGGAATGTGCTAAAATGAATCTCTTTATAATTATTTGTTCGACCCTTTTTGTCCAAACGTCAACCGGTACCCTTTTATAAATCCCATAATGATTAAAGTAAAAAAAAGTAGTGTCGCAAGTACGGAAATGGAGAGCGTGGTTATTGTCCACAGCTCTTTTATAAAATAACTCCACCATGAATTTTTTAGCAAAGATACACCAAATTTTTCAAGAAAGAAGAGTATAGCAAAAAGGATGGCGAATCCGGGTATCAGATATTTAAAATCCTGTTTATGCGGGGACATTGATACGGTAAATACAATAATAGCAAAAAGGAACAGTACATGCCGCACTTCTTCTATATGAAACTGGCTGCGAAAAGAATGAAAAGTAATCCATACCGAATCAAGCAAATACCGGATTAAATTGAAAAGTCCATTAAATGAAAGAGGAATTTTTTCGGGAAATGCATTGTTTACGCGAATGGGATTGGACAGAATACCTGATATTAATAAGATGGAAAACGCACAGCCAAAAAGAGGCGCAGATGTGATAATAAAGTCGAAAACAAAGGGGATCTTTGGTTTATCATACTTTATCCCCGTGTTATCCGTTCGAAACAAATTAAGTTCGCTGATGGTGGTTCCCGTAATAAGACATAAAAGAGCATGGCTAAGTTCGTGAACAATAGCTCCGGGTAGGAGAAATCCTTTAAGAAACTTGTTATTGATATATTTAACCCATAGCTCATTCGTGGCAAAACTTAGGAATAGTACCAAAATAATGCCTATTGCAAGTGAGAAATATATCATAGTGCACTTTTACGAAACCGTTTTAGACGATAAGGATAACAATGCCAGTCAAAAATCATGATCTTCAACAGCATTCTTCACACCTTGCTCTACATTGTCATCTCACGGCTTTTCACAAACTTACCGACGTTGATAGTGGGCACAGGTGAATTTCGATATTATTTGCGGCATAGAGTATCAGAGCTTTTGTTCTATGTCAATCCAAAAAAGAAATCAATATAAGTAACTGAGGTGAAAAAATGTATAATGTATAATGTATAATGTTTAAAATTATCAAAAAAATAGTGAAATTGAATCAAGAGATTGTTATATTGAGAAAAAATATACCTTCTTTTAAGCTGTATTGAAATAGGGGCGGGGGCATAGCTCAGTTGGGAGAGCGTCTCGTTCGCAATGAGAAGGTCAGGGGTTCGAATCCCCTTGTCTCCACCATTTTATATAATCATCACTACAAGGAGCGATTGCATGAAAATTTCTATTGAAAGCCCGTCAAGAATAAAGATGACTCCGGAAACGGAACATGAAAAAGAGAGCCTTGAGGCGTTGTGGAAGATTCTTATACGATGTGAAAAAGAGAGCAAGACTCTTTGCCCTATCGGTGAATACATCCCCTCAAAGAATGATGGCGCCAATTTTGTCATACAGGAACACTAATTGGTTCTAAAGCAGGTGAGGTTTTTAAAACATCGCTTGTTTTATAGCCGGTTTAAATTATTTCATCTCTCGTTTCCATTTTAGCCATCAAGGGCAGAGGTCACAACGAGGCATGAAAGTAGTCCTGATTGTGATTAATACCGTATTCCCAGTGGTTTCAAGTTTTTTTTGTAACATAATAAATCCACGCGCTATGGTTATCGCTATCGCCAGGATGTAATGTATTGCCAAAGATATCGTACATTTCCACCGTTTCTAGTCCAATATCTTTGTTTTGTAATAGTTGATTATTTTTATTTATATAGTAAGTTAATAAAGCATAACTATGTGCCTTATCATTAATAATTGCGTATGTTTCGTTAAACTGTTCCCGCCTTTTATTTTTTAAAAAATTAATCACTGAGCTAAAATATTTTGCAAAGAGTTTTGCCTGAACGTATGGGCAGGGTGCAAAAGACATCCTGGGAAAGGAATTTTCAAGGCGGTAATTTCTATTATGAGAAGAAAACACAAATACCCCATCTTTTTTTAGTATTCTATGAATTTCCTTTAAGGTTTTTAGCCGGTTATTATTGCCCATAGAATCTAATCCATTATATGAAAATAATACAAAATCAAACGTGTCATCCTCAAAAATTTTCATATTTCTGACGTCATGATGGAGAAAAGTTGTATTGGCGAATTTTTCCTTGCAGAGTGCTATCATATCAAGAGAAAAATCCATCCCAATGTAATGCTTGCTTAATTTCGCCAGCGGTAAAGTTGTCCTTCCGGCGCCACATCCGATATCAAGTACCTGTCTGTCGGCAATATATTCCTTGTATTTTATAAAAATCATTACTTCGGCTATTTGCAATGCTGTAAGGGCATACTCTAGCACCGTGCGTTTCTTTTCATAACATCTCTTGTTTATAGCTTCGTAAGGCATTTTTCCCCTTTCAAAGAATCCTTTTCGTATCCTCTCAAAATTTCATCGTATTAAGATAGATATAGATATAGATTATAGATAAAGAATCCCTGATTTTTATAAAAAGTGACAAAAAATTAAGTTGAGAAACGAAAGACAGCAAGTTGTTTTCTTATCATAAATCAGGATAACGATAAAGCAAAAATCTATTTCTGTTATCACTACTGCTTACTGCTTGCTGCTTTCGCATCACTTATCATCAGGCTCTTTCGCGCATTTCTCCAACTCTTGGAAACATGTCAATGTGGATTTTACCCTCCCATGTGGCGAAGTGCATCGGCTTAATTTCCTGCTAAAGCAGATTTTATTATTTCCCCCCCCATGCGGCAGCATGGAGCTTGCACATGGAATGATTTTTCAAAAAATTAAAATGGTACATGGTTTTTAAATTTTAACGAATGAAGAATATATCGATATGACCGACTTCCGCCGGACAATGACCATATATAGACATGGTTTAACATGTTGCTGTCGCATTGTTTATTATACTTGCATTGCTATAAGATAGATATCCGGTGACCGTTTCGCGTCTATCTCCGTAAGTGATATTAATTTAAGAAAATCCGTATGCCGTTATTCACCAATAGGTTATAAACTAATAAACATAAAAATAAAGACGGCATAGATGTTGCTTGCCTTTTGTTCAATCTTTTGCAATAGGTTGTTGCAAAAATTATGGGCAATTTTCAAATGGACCTGGAATTCAGTCTTAAACTCAAAAAAAGAAAAATTTTGAGGCCTTGCCTCAGAAATAGTTGTTGTCAGCGCGTAATTGTGCAAATTGACAATCATAATTTGCACAAGGTAAAGCAGGGTGTTTAGGCTATATTCTGATGTGCAGGCACTATCAATTATTTTTGCAATCAGACATCCGTCGGCAAAATTCAAAGAGTAAAAATTATTCGCTTTTTGTATTGACTTGAAAAGCAGATTAAGTATAATAATCTGTCCGAAAAAAACGATGGTAAGGAAGTTCAGTCTACAGTTAATTTTAGAGATAGCGTTTAACAGTTTAGGTTTAGTGTTTCGGAAAGGGGGTGGTTTGAGGGGTTCCAAGGTGGTGAAGTATGTTTATTGTTCCGCAATCAAACGTGATTGTGGTATGAGAGAAATGCGAGAAAGGAGGAAGATAAAAAGTATCATGCGTAAATTTTTGAAAGTTACATTGGCATCAGCGTTGATTGGTTGTGGCGTTATAGGTACTGTTTCAAGCCTTATGGTGAAAGAAGCTAAGGCTGTAGAAATTATCACTCACTGGGTACCACACGAAGTTTATGGTATGCCTGGGGAGCCTGATAATAGTGGTAAGGTATTTTTCTCTGGTTTGAAAGCAAAATATATGGGTTACCCAAAAGATGCACAGAGGTCGCCATACCCGGGAAAATACAGCAAGTTTTGGAAGACATTGCCTGCGTACCGTTATTACATCCCGGATTATATGTACAACAGGGATGAGGTAAGGCCTTCAAACCCGATTAAGGGCACATTTAAGCTGGAGCAGTGTGTTGCTTGTCACTCAGTTATGACTCCCGGCATTGTAAGGGATTATAATAAGAGTGCTCATTCAAAGGCAGAGCCGGCACCAACTGGTTGTGATACCTGCCACGGCAACAACCATCAGAAGTTAACTATGCCTTCATCAAAGGCTTGCGGGACAGCGGAATGTCACGAAACGCAGTACAATGAGCAAGGGCAGGGAGGAATTGGTTCCCACGCATCTTGTTCCAGTTTCGCTCAGGTTGAGTGTGCATGGTCAATTGAAAGGCCACCCGGAGATACAGCGGGTTGTACTTTCTGCCATACCAGCCCTGAAGAAAGGTGCAGCACTTGCCACCAGAGGCATCAGTTTGATCCGGCAGTTGCAAGACGCTCTGAGCAATGCAAGACCTGTCACTGGGGTAAAGATCACAGGGATTGGGAAGCTTATGATATAGGTCTTCATGGTACAGTATATCAGGTTAACAAGTGGGATACGGAACAGTTTGACTTCTCAAAGAAGCTTTCTGATGCTGATTACGTTGGTCCTACCTGCCAGTACTGTCACATGAGGGGCGGGCATCATAACGTGCAGAGAGCAAGTATCGTATATACCAGTATGGGTATGTCGATGGCTGATCGTGGTGCACCACTCTGGAAGGAAAAGAGAGACCGTTGGGTATCTATCTGTGACGACTGTCATTCACCAAGATTCGCCCGCGAGAATTTGCAGGCGATGGACGAGTCTGTTAAAGACGCTAGTTTGAAGTATCGTGAAACATTCAAGGTAGCGGAAGATCTTCTTATTGACGGTGTACTAGACCCCATGCCAAAGGATCTTTGTCCTGATTGGTCAGGTCAGCACATCTGGAGTTTGAAGATTGGGGCTTACCACGATGGAGAAGCTTACGGTGGAACTACCGGCGAATCCGGAGAGTTTAGAATGTCAAACTGTACTGATGTGGAGAGGCTTTGTTTTGAAAGTGTTGGTTACTTCCAGACATACATTTACAAGGGCATGGCGCACGGCTCCTGGAATGATGCTACCTACTCAGACGGTTCATTCGGTATGGATCGTTGGTTGGTCAACGTAAAGCAGAATGCTTCACGTGCAAGAAGGCTTGCTGCTTTGGAAAAGAAGGTTGGTATTTCATGGCAGCCTGAGCAGTTCTGGAAAACAGGCGAATGGCTGGATCAGTTGACCGGGCCATATATCGTAAAGAATCACCCTGGCAAGACGATCTTCGATCTTTGTCCAGATCCAGGCTGGTTAGACACACATCATGCACCTGCTGAAGAGGTTGAGTACATTGAGAGAAAACTCAAGGAACTCGGCATTACCGCTGGTTCACACAGTGCGCATCATCATGAATCTGGCCATGATCCAGCTGCAAGATCCATGAAAGAGCATTAATAACGTAACTTTTTTCATTAGTATAAAAGATGTTTATGAAAGGAAGCTGTGCAGTAATGCACAGCTTCCTTTTTTATTATAAATGAGTTGAAATACAAGAAATTTTACCTATACTTTCGTATACTTAAACATAAGCGACAAATATTCTACTTTTTATTTTCGTTGGAGATTCCGGCAATGAAGTTAAAGTTTTTTTACCTGTTACTATTACTCTCTATGGTTTGTATCTCATTTGCATGTGGCAAACGGGAGAAACATATTGAGCGAGCAAACACTTTGGCAAAGGAAAATAAATTAGAAGAAGCACTTAGTGAATATACGAAAGCTATTGAGTCGGATAAGTCTTCCGAAATAGCATACTATGGCAGAGGTGATGTTTACTTTAAGCTGGGGAAATTAGAAGATGCTGCTAAGGATTTTCGAAGTGCTATTGATATAAAACCGGGCTTTATTGAGGCGCACAAAAAACTAGCAGAAACTTTTGATAAAATAGGCGCACCGCCAGATGAATTCCAAAAAAGAATTATTGCAATTGAAAATGAACCTGATAATCCGTTAACGCATGTGGAACTGGGCCTTTTTTTACATAAATTAGAACAAGATATCGATGCCATAGAAAATTATAAACATGCGCTGTCACTTGATCCAAATAACCCGTATATAATGTTTAACCTCGGCGTTGGTTATTTGGATATGGGCTTATATGAAGATGCAGAAAAAATATTTAGCGATGCCACTAAAATCGACGAGAATTATGATAACGCCCATTATAATCTTGCGATTGCATTGCATAGGCAGGGTAAAATTGATGAGGCGATAAAAGAGCTAAATACCACTCTTGAAATCAATCCAAAATATTCCAACGTTTATGTTGTATTTGGTTTAATGAGTTTAAGAGAGAAAAAATTTGAAGAAGCCCTCGTCCATTATAATAAAGCGATGGAAATAAACCCGGAAAACATAGAAGCCCGGTATCAGAGGGCAATTGTCTATGCATTACAACAGCGGTACGACGAGGCCTTGGAAGAAAACAGGGAAGTATTGAGAAGAAATCCGAAACATGCTAATGCCGCATACAATATCGGTACGATTTATCATAGAATGGATCGGATGGACAAGGCAATGGAATGGTATGATAAGATTACAAAGAAAATCGACCCTCTTTATGAAGACGCCTATTACAACAGGGCGCAAATTTATAGTATGCAAGGGGATCACAGTAAGGCATATAGCGACTATATGTCTTATTCTATGATTACAAAATGGAGAACGGGGAAAGACCCTGCTGTCGTTTATAATCAGGATGAAATAAAAGAATTATTCACGACTGCCGTACCTGCTTTGCAAGAAGAAGTGCGTGATCAAAAATTAGAATTGAAAACGAATTAAATAGACATCATCTGTTATCGTTCAAATGCATAATTGAACGATTCTTCAGTTAAGTGTGGTTGGTGTTTCAGCATAAAACAGTCGAGTTCTTTTAATAATGTCATCTTCTCTTTTGCAGTCTGGAATGTTGCCTGAAAGGAATTCCTGGCGAGCCGGTAAATATCGTTATGATCTAAACGCAAAGCTTCCTGGACAGCAAGGAGGTTTTCATTTATGTATCCGCCAAAATAAGCGGGGTCGTCAGAATTGATGGTGACATGCAGCCCCATATCAAGCATCTTTTTTAAAGGATGCATCTTCAAAGAATCAAATATATGTAATTTTATATTAGATAAGGGGCACACCGTCAAAGGGATGCTCTCTGCCTTTAACAGAGCCACTAATTGCATATCTTGTATGCAGGCAGTTCCATGGTCAATACGCAATGCTTTCAAATAATGTAAAGCCTGCCAGATGTATTCAGAAGGGCCTTCTTCTCCTGCATGCGCAACCGTGAGAAATCCTTCCTGCCTGGCTCTTGCAAAAACAGAAGCAAATTTTTTGGGAGGATACCCAACCTCGTATGAATCCAGGCCAACGCCAATAATCCATTCTCTATAGGGCAAAGATAACAACAGTGCTTCCATTGCAGACGCTACACTCATACAGCGTTGAAAACACATTATTAACCTCGCAGAAATACCAAGTTTCTTTTCTCCATCCATCATGGCTCCTAAAATACCTATAAATACGGACTCAAACGATATACCTCTTGTTATGTGCGCTTGCGGGTCAAAAAACATTTCTGTATGCCGTATATGTTGTGAGGATGCTTTTTTCAGATAGTTCCATGTTATTTCATAGAAATCCTGTTCGGTTAATAGCACCTGGATACCGCTGTAATATATCTCCAAAAAAGACGAGAGGTCTTCAAATGTATATGCCCTTCGCACATCTTCTACCGATTTATACGGGAGTTTTATTTTGTTCCTCTCTGCAATGGCAACCATAAGTTGGGGTTCTAATGTGCCCTCTATATGAACATGAAGCTCCGCCTTTGGCATACCGCA from Candidatus Kuenenia stuttgartiensis carries:
- the murC gene encoding UDP-N-acetylmuramate--L-alanine ligase, whose product is MKHPLKKNPIENPCYYHLVGIGGIGMSAIAQVLKEMGHHVSGSDRNFDNQIAGNIFSKLSSLGINLTPQDGSGIKETTDVVIVSSAIEEQNPDIKKALSLNKKITTRSNILAEMFNTKFGIAVGGTNGKTTVSSMVGYVLDHAGMSPTIIVGGCIKNYLTPDFPGNAKVGDSDIVAIEADESDGSIVNYTPKISIITNMSKDHKPIESISKLFETFSQNTRDLLIINDDCPELKKIPFRHKNTITFGLRKSADIYASNIINRPCLSTFDINGQSFELKLPGIHNVSNALAAISVARHMNIKDNEIAAALYEYKGVQRRMDNIGEYNGIKVIDDFAHNPEKIAAAIRAVKIGGNRVIAVFQPHGFFPARFMREELINAFIQSLSPEDVLFMPEIYYIGGSVSKEISSADLIREIGKSGRNAFFVEKRGDIIPEIVRTVEKGDCILVMGARDNTLTDFCHEILHTLQKSMPYC
- the speD gene encoding adenosylmethionine decarboxylase codes for the protein MALLGKHIILEMKGCCRDIINNVSSVKNILEKATEISNATLVDVICHHFSPYGITGVAILAESHISIHTWPEHEYAAVDIFLCGSTMNPHNAASYISQAFHAKETFTMELRRGDFLLHEAENSLPSIYP
- the speE gene encoding polyamine aminopropyltransferase, translating into MEKLPLNWIDDYFSDYELHKLAFKNIVYEAESKHQKIIVVDTYSFGKCLILDNEFQSAESDEYVYHESLVQPSLIMHPEAQSVLIIGGGEGATLRETLRHKSVKKAVMVDINDEVISCAKKSLPSFHEGAFDDERTSLVIEDGRKYLENTDQQFDVIIIDVNDPVGGSPSAMLFTREFYQIAAGRLKKDGIVVVQSGAVSVTDNDLFSGIFHTLNDVFPHVFPYTTYIPSYACLWGFTIATHNLGDLDITGEEIDFRIGNRVNSALRYYDSITHHSLFNLPKYLREELKKSKHIIRDNAPLIKQYPGVSSEKI
- a CDS encoding methylated-DNA--[protein]-cysteine S-methyltransferase, which translates into the protein MDKKGRTNNYKEIHFSTFPTPLGYVYIAKTKKGICRIAFPLTSGDDLPLHDQCAIYTRLHENDAFLKHEIAVLKKYFEGKKVVFDFSLDLSIGTLFQRKVWDKLREIPYGECRSYKWVAEQIGNPKAARAVGMANNKNPLPPVIPCHRVIGVNGKLTGYATGIHVKQWLLEMEQGAKSFPMKRRGIV
- a CDS encoding class I SAM-dependent methyltransferase, with translation MPYEAINKRCYEKKRTVLEYALTALQIAEVMIFIKYKEYIADRQVLDIGCGAGRTTLPLAKLSKHYIGMDFSLDMIALCKEKFANTTFLHHDVRNMKIFEDDTFDFVLFSYNGLDSMGNNNRLKTLKEIHRILKKDGVFVFSSHNRNYRLENSFPRMSFAPCPYVQAKLFAKYFSSVINFLKNKRREQFNETYAIINDKAHSYALLTYYINKNNQLLQNKDIGLETVEMYDIFGNTLHPGDSDNHSAWIYYVTKKT
- a CDS encoding hydrazine dehydrogenase codes for the protein MRKFLKVTLASALIGCGVIGTVSSLMVKEAKAVEIITHWVPHEVYGMPGEPDNSGKVFFSGLKAKYMGYPKDAQRSPYPGKYSKFWKTLPAYRYYIPDYMYNRDEVRPSNPIKGTFKLEQCVACHSVMTPGIVRDYNKSAHSKAEPAPTGCDTCHGNNHQKLTMPSSKACGTAECHETQYNEQGQGGIGSHASCSSFAQVECAWSIERPPGDTAGCTFCHTSPEERCSTCHQRHQFDPAVARRSEQCKTCHWGKDHRDWEAYDIGLHGTVYQVNKWDTEQFDFSKKLSDADYVGPTCQYCHMRGGHHNVQRASIVYTSMGMSMADRGAPLWKEKRDRWVSICDDCHSPRFARENLQAMDESVKDASLKYRETFKVAEDLLIDGVLDPMPKDLCPDWSGQHIWSLKIGAYHDGEAYGGTTGESGEFRMSNCTDVERLCFESVGYFQTYIYKGMAHGSWNDATYSDGSFGMDRWLVNVKQNASRARRLAALEKKVGISWQPEQFWKTGEWLDQLTGPYIVKNHPGKTIFDLCPDPGWLDTHHAPAEEVEYIERKLKELGITAGSHSAHHHESGHDPAARSMKEH
- a CDS encoding tetratricopeptide repeat protein gives rise to the protein MVCISFACGKREKHIERANTLAKENKLEEALSEYTKAIESDKSSEIAYYGRGDVYFKLGKLEDAAKDFRSAIDIKPGFIEAHKKLAETFDKIGAPPDEFQKRIIAIENEPDNPLTHVELGLFLHKLEQDIDAIENYKHALSLDPNNPYIMFNLGVGYLDMGLYEDAEKIFSDATKIDENYDNAHYNLAIALHRQGKIDEAIKELNTTLEINPKYSNVYVVFGLMSLREKKFEEALVHYNKAMEINPENIEARYQRAIVYALQQRYDEALEENREVLRRNPKHANAAYNIGTIYHRMDRMDKAMEWYDKITKKIDPLYEDAYYNRAQIYSMQGDHSKAYSDYMSYSMITKWRTGKDPAVVYNQDEIKELFTTAVPALQEEVRDQKLELKTN
- a CDS encoding adenosine deaminase; this encodes MNEFICGMPKAELHVHIEGTLEPQLMVAIAERNKIKLPYKSVEDVRRAYTFEDLSSFLEIYYSGIQVLLTEQDFYEITWNYLKKASSQHIRHTEMFFDPQAHITRGISFESVFIGILGAMMDGEKKLGISARLIMCFQRCMSVASAMEALLLSLPYREWIIGVGLDSYEVGYPPKKFASVFARARQEGFLTVAHAGEEGPSEYIWQALHYLKALRIDHGTACIQDMQLVALLKAESIPLTVCPLSNIKLHIFDSLKMHPLKKMLDMGLHVTINSDDPAYFGGYINENLLAVQEALRLDHNDIYRLARNSFQATFQTAKEKMTLLKELDCFMLKHQPHLTEESFNYAFER